The following are encoded together in the Bacillus cereus group sp. RP43 genome:
- a CDS encoding hemolysin III family protein translates to MNAYVREPVNAFTHLGGAVLSFIALLAMIVKVSVKMPSFAAITAVILFGIGMMVLYMASAVYHSVVASERVIYFFRKLDHSMIFILIAGTYAPFCLITLNSANGLLLFCLVYATAICGIVFKMFWFNCPRWLSTAIYLLMGWLIVLFFAPLAENLSTGGIIFLVLGGIFYTIGGFIYGAKPKWLEFKYMGHHEIFHVFVLLGSLAHFLSVYCYVI, encoded by the coding sequence ATGAATGCTTATGTAAGAGAACCGGTTAATGCATTTACTCACTTAGGAGGAGCTGTATTATCATTTATTGCATTATTAGCTATGATTGTGAAAGTTTCTGTTAAGATGCCATCTTTTGCTGCAATTACAGCTGTTATTTTATTTGGTATCGGGATGATGGTCCTTTATATGGCGTCAGCTGTGTATCATAGTGTCGTAGCCAGTGAACGTGTTATTTATTTCTTTAGGAAGCTAGATCATTCTATGATTTTTATATTAATTGCAGGTACATATGCACCCTTTTGCTTAATTACATTAAATTCGGCAAACGGTTTACTATTATTTTGTTTAGTTTATGCAACGGCAATTTGTGGTATTGTTTTTAAAATGTTTTGGTTTAATTGTCCAAGATGGTTATCGACAGCAATTTATCTTCTGATGGGTTGGTTAATCGTTCTATTCTTTGCACCGCTAGCTGAGAATTTAAGTACAGGAGGTATTATTTTCTTAGTACTTGGAGGCATTTTTTATACAATTGGTGGGTTTATTTACGGTGCGAAGCCAAAATGGTTGGAGTTTAAATATATGGGACACCATGAAATTTTTCATGTTTTTGTATTGTTAGGTAGTCTTGCGCATTTTCTAAGTGTATATTGTTACGTAATTTGA
- the galE gene encoding UDP-glucose 4-epimerase GalE, whose amino-acid sequence MAILVTGGAGYIGSHTCVELLKNGYEIIVVDNLSNSSVESINRVKEITGKQFKFYKEDILNREALDTIFEENTIEAVIHFAGFKAVGESVAIPLTYYHNNITSTLVLCEVMQKHDVKKMIFSSSATVYGIPETSPITEEFPLSATNPYGQTKLMIEQIMRDVAFADAEWSIALLRYFNPFGAHESGRIGEDPNGIPNNLMPYVTQVAVGKLKELSVFGNDYPTKDGTGVRDYIHVVDLANGHVKALEKVLGTTGIDAYNLGTGTGYSVLEMVEAFEKVSEKEVPYKITERRPGDVAVCFADASKAKRELGWEAKRGLEEMCADSWRWQSNNKNGYLEV is encoded by the coding sequence ATGGCAATACTTGTAACAGGTGGAGCAGGATATATTGGTAGTCATACATGCGTAGAATTACTAAAAAACGGTTACGAAATTATAGTAGTAGATAATCTTTCGAATAGCTCAGTAGAGTCTATAAATCGAGTGAAAGAGATAACAGGAAAACAGTTTAAATTTTATAAAGAAGATATTTTAAATCGAGAAGCACTTGATACGATTTTTGAAGAAAATACAATTGAAGCTGTTATTCACTTTGCAGGCTTTAAGGCTGTAGGGGAATCAGTAGCAATTCCGTTAACGTATTATCATAACAACATTACAAGCACATTAGTGCTATGTGAAGTGATGCAGAAGCATGATGTGAAGAAGATGATCTTCAGTTCATCTGCAACAGTGTATGGTATCCCAGAAACATCACCAATTACGGAGGAGTTTCCGTTAAGTGCAACAAATCCATATGGTCAAACGAAATTAATGATTGAACAAATTATGCGTGATGTAGCATTTGCGGATGCAGAATGGAGTATCGCATTACTTCGTTATTTCAACCCATTTGGTGCGCATGAAAGTGGACGTATTGGAGAAGATCCAAACGGAATTCCAAATAACTTAATGCCATATGTAACACAAGTAGCAGTAGGTAAGCTAAAGGAATTGAGTGTATTTGGAAATGACTATCCAACAAAAGATGGCACGGGTGTCCGTGATTATATTCATGTTGTAGACCTAGCCAATGGCCATGTAAAGGCACTTGAAAAGGTACTTGGCACTACTGGGATAGATGCATACAATCTTGGTACAGGTACTGGTTATAGTGTGTTGGAAATGGTTGAAGCATTTGAAAAGGTTTCAGAAAAGGAAGTTCCTTATAAAATTACGGAGCGTCGCCCTGGTGATGTGGCAGTATGTTTTGCAGATGCATCGAAAGCGAAGCGTGAATTAGGATGGGAAGCAAAACGCGGATTAGAAGAGATGTGTGCAGACTCTTGGAGATGGCAATCAAATAACAAAAATGGCTATCT